taataatattccCCATATTCTACTAGCCAGACCTGtttacttttaatatttttcggTTTTTGTACTGAAGATTTGCCATTTGTCTTAGGCAGGCAGAAACGGCAGTATCTGATTTCAGTGTGGCGGGGTTGTTATGGatcctactaaccctaacccaccctaacCTGAACAAActagattgtttttattttgcacatatttttttttaattgaaagaacaaatgtaaacaatgaaCAATGTAAGTCATTccttaaatatcacacatactgtacatcatgagCCATATGTCGAATTTTACAGTAGAATCCAGGgaggaaaaatatgattttgtttttttaaaaataaatgataaataattaaataaataagtaaaattttaaaaatacagaagaTGGCCTTATAAATATAAGTTAAATCTACTAAGAAGAGAAAGAAGTTTAAGGGCTTTCTTATTCATTACAAACTTCAGAGATTTGTACCAAAGCAGAGACTCGTTCAACCAATGATTTAAACAGGGTTTTGctcagggtgcaccctgcccctcgcccagagtcagctgggagaggctccagcacgcccgcgactctcgTGAGGATGAgcagtaaggaaaatggatggatggattgtaatAATGGATTGTAATGTAGTTTTTGAGATCGTTGTAATAGTAGTATTATTCCGAAATGTATTCATAGCTACACAAATCAGTGTCTGTGACACAGATTATGTCTTAAATAACATGCTGTACTAAAGACTCAGCGCGTCAATCCATCAATTAAATAagcacatacaaatacaaaacgTATAGTTTTGAATACTGCACCAAAATAATAGCATGTGACTGCACTAAGTCCGACACATTTTGAGTGTGTGAACGcagcacgcatgcacgcatTTCCTTGTTCCTGCTCCTGCTCCTCCCAGCTCAGCGCCAAGATGGCAGCTGCGCGAGGGAGATGAGCTGAGAGACGACACATCAGAGTTCTGTCATGAAACAGCCTCGGAGTATGTAGCTCTTGTGGTCTTTGTCATGACATGATATGACAGTAATATGTATTAGCTAGCAAATTTCGTCACACTCCAAAAGACTATTGAAAGATTTTTAGAGAACATGCTTTTCCGTTGGCGAAGCTAGCAAGCAGCGGTCGGCAAATAAATGAACTTGTCTCGTCAGCAACGCAAAAGGAAACATTAGCTTTGCATTCGGTAATTTTCGCTAGTTGCTGTATTCTTTAGTTATTGATAAAGAGAAAGCTTGCAAGACTGCCCTAAAGGGCACAAACGTTACATTTTACGAAGGGTTACTTGATATTCTGTTTGCTGCATTTGGTGCTTGCCTCTTTGCATTGTTTTAGACGACAATATCATAGCTTTTGAGAGAGCACATCAACCACCTAAATTCCAATATTTATTCTTTCCCCCCCCACTAGATCAATTTCATCATGGCCATCACTCAGTTCCGTCTGTTTAAGATCTGCACTTGCCTAGCCAGTTTGCTCTCTTTCTTTAAGAGATTGATATGCAGGTAAGTGTTCAGGAAAACATTAAAGCAATCTAAAATATATCAGTATTTTATATAATATGGTAGCTGTAGGGTTTTGGCATCACATTGAATAGATTTACCCTTAACATAggcatccatcaattttctatttcAATTATCTGATTGTCATGTAAATGTTATTATTGCATGCAAAAACGGTTAAAACTCAAACTTCAGGTGTGACCCTAATTCCCCTTTTTATCGTCTTTCTTATCTTTGGGCAATAAAGGAGTGGAAGGGGCCGAAAGCTCAGTGGGGATCAAATAACTCTCCCGACAACAGTGGATTTCTCATCATCAGTACCAAAACAGGTTAATAGTGAACTCTGTGGATTTAACCAGCTGCTCCAGTcttattaggaaaaaaaaaaaaacaaggacaagCAACATGTTGTAAGGTTTAATATCATACAGTACTTCCATTTTGTGTGGGAAGATTCTTAATGTTTCAGACCTTAGTGGCACTTGGCACGAAAGATCTGTCTGAAAAAAGAGTAGagattatttttaacaaataatttcCCTACAAACTGTGTTTTGTACTGTTCAGTCTACACAGCCAGATGTTGAAGAATGGAGTTCATGGGATGAAGACGCTCCAACAAGTATTAAGATTGAAGGTGGTAATGGAAACGTCCACCCTCAACCCACTGAAATTGACGAGCCCGACTACTTCAAGGACATGGCGCCAACCATCAGGAAAACACAGAAGGTATATCCATACTTATCGCAAATAAATATGTTTAGCgtttgttctttccattttgaaTTGGCAATcgaaaatacaatgaaattgtGACTGCTTAatttgtgatttgttttattaatataaCACAAAAGACTATAATTCAATATTAGGTTAGaatcaaaaatacaacattgaaaaaaaggCCACAGGactgaatttgattttaatatttgattGGTGATTAAAATCATCTTCATGCATTACGTCTGACACGGAATATATGCTTTTCCTGCAATCAGAATAGGTTTGTGaacgttttctttttgtttggtcTTTTTGAGGCATACTGTGTACTGACTTTCCAGAGCTCCACCACCCCCCCGATCGAGACTTATTCACAAAGTTCCTCACGTATCATTGCACAATggttggaaaatgaatgaaggtGACGTTGTTGTTCAAGTGATTTGCCCTAAGTCTACTTGTCCACATGTGGTGTTCCTTCCCTGTGGATATGACTTGAAAACAGACAAACAGTGGGGAATCAATTGTCGTGCCTTCCTCTCTAAGAGTGATGTTTTGTTCcttcaacaaaacataattgTCCATGTTCTAATTTGGCTGATGGGTTGTGGTCCTGACTGATTGTGGCAGCTAACAGGTTTATGCATCTTTACTGATGTTATTTACCATGTGTCCGAACGATAGCGGACACATGGCTGATTAAATTCTGTCCTGTGGCCTTTTTTTCCCGTTTTGTATATTATTATGAGCCTAaaattgaaatgtgaaaaatgaggcatttttgttttgttttttgtttttcaatttccaatggaaaatggaaacaaatgatGTATGTATTCATAGACctactgcttttatttttttttaaaactgcaacTTCATTGTACAAATTAAGTTTCTCTTCATCTTGGCAAATGTTTTAATAGTTATATACTATAGTAGTTGTTATTCACATCCCCACTAAAAAAATGTTAGCATATCATGTAGTTACTAAGTATCAAATCTAATATGGGAGACACGCTTCAGAAAACCTTGAACTGATTATGTGGTTACTTTTGTTTGTgacatttgaaagaaaaatcaaCAGATGATGAAATATATTGTTTGTTGTAAGTAATATCGTCTTGAGCTTATGATAAAACCATCGTAAGTTTCTGCATTCTGTCCATATGCTCATATTTAATAGCAgaaagcaacacatttttctGTTATACAATGCATGTTGAGACCTGAGTTTAAaaaatttacaattttgatttattttatttttatttttttaagtttggtGCGAAATACGTGCAATATTTTCTTCCCTTGTGGAAGCGGCACTGTTTTTGCCAAGCTGCCAAATTACCCTAGTCAATTAATGGATGAGTGTATCTGGCGCATGCAGCGCACATCGCCAAAGAAAAATACTCCCACTTCTTCGGCAACTGCACCAAGCAAGTCTGTGCCATTTATCAGAAGCTCAGCTAATCCGTGCATGCAGAATAATGCAATTGAGCTTCGCTTACCTTTTTAGGTTTTGATACAGTGTTCAGACAGTGTAGTGTGGCGGCGGGACTGTGGCCATCATTTGAAAGTGGCAGATCTTTgcccagcctagctgccaagtaATTGGCAGAGAACCGTCATGTTCTGTAAATTTGGCTGCACTGTTTCATAACAGTGGGGATGGAATTCAGAAGGGCTCACTAACCGAAATAGACTggtaaaagatttacttggacCTTAGTCAAGGCTTACAACTTTTGGATGCAAGAAATGTAAGAAGTCGATTCGTCATGATGTCTCCTTTAATGCTATGACATCTGACAATTAAACTTTTGTGTCGTTACATTGCATCTAGAGCACAGGTCCTAAAACCTCGTTATTGTCTTAAAAAATATCAGGACTTTCAATTTCGAGGTGAATTTATGCCACACATCTCTCACAGTGAAGAAATAGGGAATAGGCAGTTTTACATCACTTCTCagactatttttttcctcaaactaTTTTCAAGTGTTAATTGGTTAgtaatgctaaaaaaataaaataaaaaaaaaacagatgacatGGGCACAGATAAATaatatcgatttgtgaaaaaacttGGTATGTTTCTGTCTATTTTCAACTTCGCAGATAGTGCTAAAGAAAAGGGAGCCATTGAACTACCTGGTGCCTGATGGCTCAGCAGGTTTCTCCAGCAGACTAGCAGCCTCTCAGGATATGATGACTTTCTGCCCACCTTCAGTGAGTTCTCTTTTATCCTCTCTTAAGCTTCAGGCATGCATTCTGTTTATGGCTGAGAAAGACATGAAAGTGAAGGTTTTATTGTTGATGACCGTTAACATGAATTTTATCCTCATGTAAAAGCTTGACCTAACATGGTAATACAATTATTGTATGCCAGGGCTTGTCAGGAAGTCCCTGTCCCATGTCTCCTTTTGtaatgtggggggaaaactTTGGTCCTAAGTGATGTCACTTCTGCATTCTGTGTGAACTTGGAGCGGTCATGTCATCGGATCACGGAAGAGCTGTTATCAACTAAATGTGGATTTACTGAAAAAGACAAACCCTAATTTAAGTGTTTGCATCATGCACAAGACCAATGTTGAGATGTATGAATAAATGCATGCTCAACACAATGTGGACTGCATCATAGGGGAAATCTGGTCTGGAGAACTCTTGGTGATTTGTAAAATGGATAAAACAACCCTACTAAGAAGAGCTTCTACTCCATATTGCAACATCAGCATAGTGAGCCAGCTCCAAATTATGAAAGAACTACTCATCTGGCACatatatttaatgtatatattatCCAGACCAAACTGTGGGCCATGGTTTAAGAAGCATGGACTCACATTTCTTCAGACTCACTAAAAGTTGGAACGGTTCAATGCTAAAACCTACCTGACTTAAGTTTAAAGGATTAAAAAGAGGTCTTCACGGGGTACAAATCAGGATTTAGGGATGCACAGCCCCCAGTGAGACTATTAAGCACACAGAACAATGCAATCACCGGTACTACTAAAATTAATACTAATAATGGAATAAAGGACATCACACAACATGGTAATTTGAACTTGCATATGTTATTTTGGACAAATTCTAAATTGTGCTACAACAATGACATTCAAATTGTATTAAATTTGAACTACTTAATAAACAAACATCGAAAACTAGAATCAAGTAACAGTTGACAAAGTGTCTTCAGCATAACCTAAACTTAAGTGTAACCTTGAAACTTTTAATGCACAAAGGACTAAGTATCAAATCTAATATGGGAGACACGCTTCAGAAAACCTTGAACTGATTATGTGGTTACTTTTGTTTGTgacatttgaaagaaaaatcaaCCGATGATGAAATATATTGTTTGTTGTAAGTAATATCGTCTTGAGCTTATGATAAAACCATCGTAAGTTTCTGCATTCTGTCCATATGCTCATATTTAATAGCAGAAAGCAACAAATTTTTCTGTTATACAATGCATGTTGAGACCTGAGTTTAAaaaatttacaattttgatttattttatttttatttttttaagtttggtGCGAAATACGTGCAATATTTTCTTCCCTTGTGGAAGCGGCACTGTTTTTGCCAAGCTGCCAAATTAGGGATGCACAGCCCCCAGTGAGACTATTAAGCACACAGAACAATGCAATCACCGGTACTACTAAAATTAATACTAATAATGGAATAAAGGACATCACACAACATGGTAATTTGAACTTGCATATGTTCTTAATTATTTTGGACAAATTCTAAATTGTGCTACAACAATGACATTCAAATTGTATTAAATTTGAACTACTTAATAAACAAACATCGAAAACTAGAATCAAGTAACAGTTGACAAAGTGTCTTCAGCATAACCTAAACTTAAGTGTAACCTTGAAACTTTTATTGCAcaaaggagaaagaaaggaagagtgATGCATCATATGTGAAGCAAGCAGAGACAAACACAGGCAGAAATAAAATGGCAAGCATTTGACTAGTCGACTGACTTGCACATTACTACCTGCAACCCCTGACACCTCAAAGCAGGAGTCCTCAGATCCATACATAGAGTAGTTGTGGCTGAAAATACAGGTACTTTTGCAGCACAAATTCTTGCAGTGTTATTAGTAAACCTGTGATGAAGCCAACTGAAGTGGATACTAAAACCTCCAGTGCGTTAGAAATGTTAGGTATGGTTGTTTGCAAATTATTAAGATGTATGGGTCTAAAATGCAAATTGAATGACTTTGGTACATTTTTGTACATGAACTATTTCACTCTACATTTTCTGCTTACTCTTTATTCAGTGTTTTGTAAGGCAACTATTATATTCCAAATACACTGACACTAGGCTTTTTAATTAAGAAAGTTCATCCATTTGTCTACTAGTAAAATGTACATTGGAACCCATTCAAACTCCTGACTCAAACAAAAATCCTCTCCATATGTTCAAGCTTAGAAATTATAGTAAAGGCAGTGTTCATAATACATCTGATGCATGACACACAAAGAAAAGCTGTATGACAGGCGAGTCATATACTGGAGTTTGATTTCTTTCTGTTGTATTTATGCTATAAAATTCTTATTGGTGCGATTGTATCACTTTGTACAGGCAGAGCTTGGCGAAATGGACAACTGGCAGGGCGACACCAATGCTTGGGAGGATGAGTCTGATGCCACCTGGGAAGCAGAGGAGGTGCTCAGGTAATGCATCTACTGTATTTCTGTACCTACGTTCAGTCCATAGGCGTGTAGGTTCATTCTTTGACCAACAGATGGCAGCGTTTACCACTACAGTGTATTCCAACATGGAAATAGAGGTGGAGTTTGCTTTCATGATCAACAGAcatattttaccatttttaaccCTTGTAACAGACAACAGAAGCTGGCTGAGAGAGAAAAGCGATCCATGGAGcagcaaaagaagaagattgaGAAAGACGCTCAGAGGATGATGAAGAAAGAGCAGAAGATGGCTGTTAAGCTTTCATAACATTCtgttaatgctcagttttgagccAGAGGAATACAAGGGAAAGACACTGAATCAGTTGTGAGTTTATCTTTAAAATCATCAAACCATCCAAAGTTCTCATGCTGCACTGCAACATTTCAGTAACCTGTCTTCGTCCAGCAGCCATTCCTGTGCGTTTACGAGCAGCAGCAGTGACTCCTTCTTGGGTTCGCGCACTAACCCCATTTTCCCATGTTTCGAAACCATTTTGGTTTTTAAGCCTGAATTAGGATTTCTGTGCCCCCAATTTATTTTAGGTGTATGTGCTAGTTAGCACGTGCCCTACTAAAGCTGTGTCAATAAACTGAACCTGTACTGTACTACCTTTTCATATAAGGTGTACaattgcttttctttctttctaactGCAAAGGACATAGgtgtaactatttttttaagaatcacCGTTTATCAGTGACATTGGTCAgcttaataattgtttttatatttatgtttcatTGTTTAAAAACCATTTCCCCCAATGATTGCTTGCACTGTACCTCTGCAAAATTAGTGATCAAAGATAAATGGCATAATCGAGCCTGTAAAGATGAGCTGTGGGTTTCTATGGTAACAACATGGCTACTAACATGAGTCACagactgatttaaaaatgtactgtcactcattgtcattttttatgAATTGGTCTTGGAGAACTGCAAATAGGTGCCATCATTTATGAGGTATGAATCGCTCTCACTAGCTACATCACTTATTGTAGCCTACCTTTGTCATTTAGATTTTCACTGGCAGCCTTTGTGAAGTGAAATGTGCATTTCTTTGTGGTCTGGATTTTTGAAAGCGGTGGATGCAAAGTCAGGGGTCACTGAACCACATAGGTCATTGTTAATACAGCTCGAGTGATAAGATATGATCAGGCTTAAACAAAGAAAGCAGGTTTAGTTAATTGAACTGCCTTTGAGAATCTAGATTATTAAGCAATAAGATCGCCCTGTTTCACCAACAGTTTGCACGGTACTTTGATGTGTCGATTCAGAAATTGAATTGTTTCTTATTATTTCTGATGTGCAGTATACAGTGTTTTGATTATTAAAGAAACAGGACTGTCACTGAAGTCATCATCCTGAAGTATACCCTCACAGCTTTTTGAATAAACTTCTATGATTCAGGTGAATAACATGCTTTCTGAATAAAATGGGTTGTGAAGGATGTCTCACCAGAATTGAGCTAATCTTATACAGAAGCAAAGATGGTCACACAATTTGAAAAGAAAGCTAGCCAATGATAACTGCTTACGCCCAAGAATTTAGTGGCATTTTGTGCCAACATTAACACACTTTTGTTTACAGAATGcggcagatttttattttttctaacttttgttttttttttaatacacttaggaagtttcatttcatttgcatTAATACTGAGTGTGGCGATTTTTGTCAGATTTTGAAATTTTCCACTTCTGCTTTTTAAATACTGTGTATCTGTAATATATTGCTTAGCTATCATGGAAACTTTTGACCActtgaatctttttttaaaaattattattcctAGTTATacacccattttctgtagcgcttatcctcgaGAAATGGGCTGTGCTGGAGCCTTCCCCAGCTGACTgggttcaccctggactggtcggcagccaatcgcagggcacatataaacaatcaaccattcaaactcacattcgcacctacgggcaatttaatcttttttaacctaccatgtatgtttctGGGATGTTAGAGGAAACcggaaaacccacgaaggcatggggagaatgtgcaaactccacacgggaggctggatttgaacctgggtccccaGACGgtgctgtgaggcagatgtgcttaccagtcgaccaccgtacCGCCTCGTGTGATACAATTTGGGTAAAATGGGTTTCATTCTAAACTCaccacttttaatttttttgtgttttcgtTTGTAATACATCATTTATCAATTTTTGGACAAGAGACCAATTAAAATTCATAGTTTACGAAATAAGTCTTTAATGGATACGGCACGCAATTTAGCAAATTAATGGTACGGTTTTGATTTTTAGAAGTGGAGATATGCTGACTGGAGAATTGCTTTTTGATGTAGAAGTGGGACCTCTGTGCTGGCTGTAAATATTCTGTACAATTAGCAATGTAAAAATGTGGTAACGCTATAtgaaaatttcatttttgaatttGTGTTATCTGCAAGGActaaaaataatacatggaTATATTATACTAATGTCAATAAATGGTGGTAAAAACTTAAGCAGTAAaaggaacaaacaaaaacattgttggaAATGTGTGTTTGGTGCCCACAGCTATTTCTAGGTGGAAGATGGAATTCACTCTGGACTTACTAGCCGATTGATTACTTACTCAGCTgagggaaatatatatatacatttatacagtgggtacggaaagtattcagacccccttaaaattttcactcttttttatattgcaggcatttgctaaagtcatttaagttctttttttcccacattaatgtacacacagcaccccatattgacaggaaaaaacggaactgttgaaattttggcagatttattaaaaaagaaaaactgaaatatcacaaagccataagtattcagaccctttgcttagtatttagtagaagcacccttttgagctaatacacccagatcctctccagttctgtcaggtgaACGTTGgtaggcagccattttcaggtctttccagaaatgctcaattgggtttaagtcagggctctggcctacttggccacattcatctttccttcgattgcaaccagcctccctgtccctgcagctgacaaacacccccacagcatgatgctgccaccaacatgcttcactgttgggactgtattggacaggtgattagcagtgcctggttttctccacacatgccacttagaattaaggccaacaatttctatcttggtctcatcagaccatagaatcttatttctcaccatcttggagtccttcaggtgtttttttagcaaactccatgcgggctttcatgtgtcttgcactgaggagaggcttccgtcgggccactctgccataaagccccaactggtggagggctgcggtgatggttgactttcgagaactttctcccatctcccgactgcttctctggagctcagccacactgatctttgggttcttctttacctctctcaccaaggctcttctcccccgattgcgcagtttggccagacggccagctctaggaagggttctgatcctcccaaacgtcttccatttcaggattatggaggtcactgtgct
The genomic region above belongs to Phyllopteryx taeniolatus isolate TA_2022b chromosome 6, UOR_Ptae_1.2, whole genome shotgun sequence and contains:
- the ebag9 gene encoding receptor-binding cancer antigen expressed on SiSo cells, which translates into the protein MAITQFRLFKICTCLASLLSFFKRLICRSGRGRKLSGDQITLPTTVDFSSSVPKQSTQPDVEEWSSWDEDAPTSIKIEGGNGNVHPQPTEIDEPDYFKDMAPTIRKTQKIVLKKREPLNYLVPDGSAGFSSRLAASQDMMTFCPPSAELGEMDNWQGDTNAWEDESDATWEAEEVLRQQKLAEREKRSMEQQKKKIEKDAQRMMKKEQKMAVKLS